One window of Corynebacterium doosanense CAU 212 = DSM 45436 genomic DNA carries:
- a CDS encoding DNA-directed RNA polymerase subunit beta, producing the protein MLEGPILAVSRQTKSVAEIPGAPTRYSFAKITEPVAVPGLLDLQLDSFSWLIGTPEWRARMQEERGADATVTSGLEDILFELSPIQDYSGTMSLSLSEPRFEPVKHTVDECKDKDMNYSAQLYVTAEFINNETQEIKSQTVFIGDFPLMTDMGTFIVNGTERVVVSQLVRSPGVYFDQSIDKSTERPLHSVKVIPSRGAWLEFDVDKRDTVGVRIDRKRRQPVTVLLKALGWTEEQIKDRFGFSELMMSTLESDGVANTDEALLEIYRKQRPGEQPTRDLAQSLIDNAFFRAKRYDLARVGRYKVNRKLGLGGDHDGLMTLTEEDIATTIEYLVRLHAGERQMTSPTGESIPLNTDDIDHFGNRRLRTVGELIQNQVRVGLSRMERVVRERMTTQDAESITPTSLINVRPVSAAIREFFGTSQLSQFMDQNNSLSGLTHKRRLSALGPGGLSRERAGIEVRDVHPSHYGRMCPIETPEGPNIGLIGSLASYARVNSFGFIETPYRRVVDGRVTDEVKYLTADEEDRYAIAQASIEQDADGNITEERIEVRIKDGDIAVTDAQGVEWIDVSPRQMVSVGTAMIPFLEHDDANRALMGANMQKQAVPLVRAEAAYVGTGMEQRAAYDAGDLVITPKSGVVENVSADVITIMDDDGVRDSYMLRKFQRTNQGTSYNQSPLVSLGERVEAGQVIADGPGTKNGEMALGRNLLVAFMPWEGHNYEDAIILNQRVVEDDILTSIHIEEHEIDARDTKLGAEEITREIPNVSEDVLRDLDDRGIVRLGADVRDGDILVGKVTPKGETELTPEERLLRAIFGEKAREVRDTSLKVPHGETGKVIGVRRFSREDDDDLSPGVNEMIRVHVAQKRKIQDGDKMAGRHGNKGVVGKILPPEDMPFMADGTPVDIILNTHGVPRRMNIGQVLEIHLGWLAHAGWTVDPEDPKNAELIKTLPEELYDVPPESLTATPVFDGASNEELTGLLANSKPNRDGDVMVDASGKTRLFDGRSGEPFQYPISVGYMYMLKLHHLVDEKIHARSTGPYSMITQQPLGGKAQFGGQRFGEMEVWAMQAYGAAYTLQELLTIKSDDVVGRVKVYEAIVKGDNIPDPGIPESFKVLLKELQSLCLNVEVLATDGTPMELTGDDDEDEAGSSLGINLSRDERADADSDIA; encoded by the coding sequence GTGCTGGAAGGACCCATCTTGGCAGTCTCCCGCCAGACCAAGTCAGTGGCCGAAATCCCCGGAGCTCCGACTCGGTACTCGTTCGCAAAGATCACCGAGCCTGTAGCAGTCCCGGGTCTTCTCGATCTTCAGCTCGACTCCTTCTCATGGCTCATCGGCACGCCCGAGTGGCGCGCCCGCATGCAGGAAGAGCGCGGGGCAGATGCCACCGTGACGAGCGGACTCGAGGATATTCTTTTTGAGCTGAGCCCGATTCAGGATTACTCGGGCACCATGTCCCTGTCTCTCTCCGAGCCGCGCTTCGAGCCGGTCAAGCACACGGTGGACGAGTGCAAGGACAAGGACATGAACTACTCCGCGCAGCTGTACGTCACCGCGGAGTTCATCAACAACGAGACGCAGGAGATCAAGTCCCAGACCGTCTTCATCGGCGATTTCCCGCTGATGACCGACATGGGAACCTTCATCGTCAACGGCACCGAGCGTGTCGTCGTCTCCCAGCTCGTGCGTTCCCCGGGTGTGTACTTCGACCAGTCGATCGACAAGTCGACCGAGCGCCCGCTCCACTCCGTCAAGGTCATCCCGTCCCGCGGCGCATGGCTGGAGTTCGACGTCGACAAGCGCGACACCGTCGGTGTGCGCATCGACCGTAAGCGCCGCCAGCCCGTCACCGTGCTGCTCAAGGCGCTGGGTTGGACCGAGGAACAGATCAAGGACCGCTTCGGTTTCTCCGAGCTCATGATGTCCACGCTCGAGTCCGACGGTGTCGCAAACACCGACGAGGCCCTGCTGGAGATCTACCGCAAGCAGCGTCCGGGCGAGCAGCCCACGCGTGACCTGGCGCAGTCGCTCATCGACAACGCCTTCTTCCGCGCCAAGCGCTACGACCTCGCACGTGTCGGCCGCTACAAGGTCAACCGCAAGCTCGGCCTCGGCGGCGACCACGACGGTCTGATGACGCTGACCGAAGAGGACATCGCCACCACCATCGAGTACCTCGTGCGCCTGCACGCGGGTGAGCGTCAGATGACGTCGCCGACAGGGGAGAGCATCCCGCTGAACACGGACGACATCGACCACTTCGGTAACCGTCGTCTGCGTACCGTCGGCGAGCTCATCCAGAACCAGGTCCGTGTGGGCCTGTCCCGCATGGAGCGTGTCGTGCGCGAGCGCATGACCACGCAGGACGCGGAGTCGATCACCCCGACCTCGCTCATCAACGTGCGTCCGGTCTCCGCGGCCATCCGCGAGTTCTTCGGCACCTCGCAGCTGTCGCAGTTCATGGACCAGAACAACTCCCTGTCCGGCCTGACGCACAAGCGTCGTCTGTCGGCGCTCGGCCCGGGCGGTCTGTCCCGTGAGCGCGCCGGCATCGAGGTCCGAGACGTTCACCCGTCCCACTACGGCCGCATGTGCCCGATCGAGACCCCTGAGGGCCCGAACATCGGCCTGATCGGTTCGCTGGCTTCCTACGCCCGCGTCAACTCCTTCGGTTTCATCGAGACCCCGTACCGTCGCGTCGTCGACGGCCGTGTCACTGACGAGGTCAAGTACCTCACCGCTGACGAAGAGGACCGCTACGCCATCGCCCAGGCCTCGATCGAGCAGGACGCCGACGGCAACATCACCGAAGAGCGCATCGAGGTCCGCATCAAGGACGGCGACATCGCCGTCACCGACGCCCAGGGTGTCGAGTGGATCGACGTGTCCCCGCGCCAGATGGTCTCCGTCGGTACCGCGATGATTCCGTTCCTCGAGCACGACGACGCCAACCGTGCCCTCATGGGTGCGAACATGCAGAAGCAGGCCGTTCCCCTGGTCCGCGCCGAGGCCGCCTACGTGGGCACCGGCATGGAGCAGCGCGCCGCCTACGACGCCGGCGACCTCGTCATCACCCCGAAGTCGGGTGTGGTGGAGAACGTCTCCGCCGATGTCATCACCATCATGGACGACGACGGCGTGCGTGACTCCTACATGCTGCGCAAGTTCCAGCGGACCAACCAGGGCACCAGCTACAACCAGTCCCCGCTGGTCAGCCTGGGCGAGCGCGTCGAGGCCGGTCAGGTCATCGCCGACGGTCCGGGCACGAAGAACGGCGAGATGGCCCTCGGCCGCAACCTTCTCGTCGCCTTCATGCCGTGGGAGGGCCACAACTACGAGGATGCGATCATCCTCAACCAGCGTGTGGTCGAGGACGACATCCTCACCTCCATCCACATCGAGGAACACGAGATCGATGCCCGCGACACCAAGCTCGGTGCCGAGGAAATCACCCGTGAGATCCCCAACGTCTCCGAGGACGTCCTGCGCGACCTCGACGACCGCGGCATCGTCCGCCTCGGCGCCGACGTGCGCGACGGCGACATCCTCGTGGGCAAGGTCACGCCGAAGGGCGAGACCGAGCTGACCCCGGAGGAGCGCCTGCTGCGCGCCATCTTCGGTGAGAAGGCCCGTGAGGTGCGCGACACCTCGCTCAAGGTCCCCCACGGCGAGACCGGCAAGGTCATCGGCGTGCGTCGCTTCTCCCGCGAGGACGACGACGACCTGTCACCGGGCGTCAACGAGATGATCCGCGTGCACGTGGCCCAGAAGCGCAAGATCCAGGACGGCGATAAGATGGCCGGCCGCCACGGCAACAAGGGTGTCGTGGGCAAGATCCTGCCGCCCGAGGACATGCCCTTCATGGCCGACGGCACCCCGGTGGATATCATCCTCAACACCCACGGTGTCCCGCGTCGTATGAACATCGGCCAGGTCCTGGAGATCCACCTCGGTTGGCTCGCCCACGCGGGCTGGACCGTTGATCCCGAGGACCCGAAGAACGCCGAGCTCATCAAGACGCTGCCGGAGGAGCTCTACGACGTCCCGCCGGAGTCGCTCACCGCCACCCCGGTGTTCGACGGCGCCTCCAACGAGGAGCTCACCGGCCTGCTGGCCAACTCGAAGCCCAACCGTGACGGCGACGTCATGGTCGACGCCTCGGGCAAGACCAGGCTTTTCGACGGTCGTTCAGGCGAGCCGTTCCAGTACCCCATCTCCGTGGGTTACATGTACATGCTCAAGCTGCACCACCTGGTCGACGAGAAGATCCACGCCCGTTCCACCGGTCCGTACTCCATGATCACCCAGCAGCCGCTGGGCGGTAAGGCACAGTTCGGTGGCCAGCGTTTCGGCGAGATGGAGGTGTGGGCGATGCAGGCATACGGCGCCGCCTACACCCTGCAGGAGCTGCTCACCATCAAGTCGGATGACGTGGTCGGCCGCGTGAAGGTCTACGAGGCCATCGTCAAGGGCGACAACATCCCCGACCCGGGCATCCCGGAGTCGTTCAAGGTCCTGCTCAAGGAGCTGCAGTCGCTGTGCCTCAACGTCGAGGTCCTGGCCACTGACGGCACCCCGATGGAGCTCACCGGCGACGACGACGAGGACGAAGCCGGCTCCTCGCTGGGCATCAACCTGTCCCGCGACGAGCGCGCTGACGCCGACTCCGACATCGCCTAG